In a single window of the Nilaparvata lugens isolate BPH chromosome 1, ASM1435652v1, whole genome shotgun sequence genome:
- the LOC111055340 gene encoding LOW QUALITY PROTEIN: splicing factor 1 (The sequence of the model RefSeq protein was modified relative to this genomic sequence to represent the inferred CDS: inserted 1 base in 1 codon), with translation MPESRDSYKRESDSADREERRKRRRSRWGGDEKDKAFILGMPTVLPTNLSKEQEEAYLLQLQIEEVSRKLRTGELGIPPNPEDRSPSPEPIYSSDGKRLNTREYRTKRKLEEERHNLIQQMLKLNPDFKPPADYKPPIIRVSDKVMIPQDDHPDINFVGLLIGPRGNTLKSMERDTGAKIIIRGKGSVKEGKVGRKDGQPLPGEDEPLHAYVTANNPECVKKAVDKIKEIIRQGVEVPEGQNDLRRMQLRELALLNGTLRENDGPRCSNCGSSEHKSWMCPDKPNVTNNIVCSSCGGAGHIAKDCRQKRPGVRDPTTVTHDKAKIDEEYMSLMAELGEGPPPAVSSSSSDRSHVISSSVGLFDRQMAPRAITAAPPXTALTLPPPTWQTAPPTLTTNIPPPSLNLPPPIQTQQPPPPPPPQPQQQQVSIPSLLSWMPPPPPRPIPPPVATTSALPPWQQSIPPPTQPPPTAVPPFWTQNFVVPPPPATTSVPPPNTQPPSVPPPPFHNLFHTQPPPPNKS, from the exons ATGCCTGAAAGTAGAGACAGTTATAAACGAGAGAGCGACT caGCTGATAGAGAGGAAAGGAGAAAAAGACGGAGATCGAGATGGGGAGGAGATGAGAAAGATAAAGCTTTCATTCTTGGAATGCCAACTGTGCTTCCTACAAATCTCAGCAAAGAGCAGGAGGAAGCATATCTTT TACAACTGCAGATTGAGGAAGTGAGCAGGAAGCTTAGGACTGGAGAATTGGGAATTCCACCGAATCCTGAGGACAG ATCACCTTCCCCGGAGCCTATCTACAGCAGTGATGGAAAACGGTTGAATACCAGAGAATATAGGACCAAGAGAAAACTGGAAGAAGAAAGACATAATCTTATCCAGCAAATGTTGAAACTGAATCCAGATTTCAAGCCGCCTGCAGATTACAA ACCTCCGATTATACGAGTGAGTGACAAAGTTATGATTCCGCAAGATGATCATCCAGACATAAACTTTGTGGGTCTTCTCATTGGACCAAGAGGAAACACTTTGAAAT CGATGGAAAGAGATACAGGAGCAAAGATCATAATCAGAGGAAAAGGATCGGTGAAGGAGGGAAAGGTTGGCCGCAAAGATGGACAGCCGCTGCCGGGGGAGGACGAGCCGCTGCATGCCTATGTCACCGCCAACAACCCTGAATGTGTCAAGAAAGCTGTAGACAAG ATAAAAGAAATAATTCGACAAGGAGTTGAAGTGCCTGAAGGCCAGAACGACCTACGTCGTATGCAATTGCGTGAACTGGCTCTTTTGAATGGCACATTGCGGGAAAATGATGGACCTCGATGCTCCAATTGTGGTTCATCTGAACATAAGTCTTGGATG TGTCCCGACAAGCCGAATGTGACTAACAACATAGTGTGTTCGAGCTGTGGCGGCGCCGGCCACATCGCCAAGGACTGCCGACAGAAGCGACCCGGCGTCCGCGACCCCACCACTGTCACGCACGACAAGGCCAAGATCGACGAGGAG TACATGTCTCTGATGGCAGAGCTGGGCGAAGGTCCGCCACCAGCAGTGAGCAGCAGCAGCTCGGACAGGAGTCACGTGATCAGCTCCAGTGTAGGTCTGTTCGACAGGCAAATGGCGCCAAGGGCAATCACTGCAGCACCAC CCACCGCTCTCACACTGCCGCCCCCGACCTGGCAGACCGCCCCTCCCACTCTCACAACCAACATCCCGCCACCCAGCTTGAACCTGCCTCCGCCCATCCAGACCCAACAGCCGCCTCCGCCGCCGCCCCCTCAGCCTCAACAGCAGCAAGTGAGCATTCCTTCGCTGCTCTCTTGGATGCCTCCGCCGCCCCCAAGGCCTATCCCACCCCCAGTTGCCACCACATCTGCCCTGCCGCCCTGGCAGCAGAGCATCCCTCCCCCCACACAGCCACCCCCCACTGCAGTACCCCCCTTCTGGACTCAGAACTTTGTTGTTCCGCCGCCTCCGGCTACCACCTCCGTCCCGCCTCCAAACACTCAGCCGCCATCAGTGCCGCCACCGCCTTTTCACAACCTATTCCACACTCAACCTCCTCCACCCAACAAGTCCTAA